In Burkholderia contaminans, the following proteins share a genomic window:
- a CDS encoding tyrosine-type recombinase/integrase, whose protein sequence is MLTDTALRNLKPKSLTYKASDRDGMYVTVSTAGTVTFRYDYRLNGRRETLTIGRYGPGGISLGLAREKLLDAKKAVAAGRSPALEKQREKRRLTAAKNFGDVALKWLAEARMAESTRAMRKHVVDRDILPVFQNRLLNEITADDLRALCNKVKARGAPATAVHVRDIVKQVYAFAILHGEKVDNPANDVAAASIATFVPKDRALSPVEIRLAFHQLESIATYPTIRLALRMVLLTLVRKSELIEATWSEIDFENATWTIPKQRMKGRNPHVVYLSRQALDILVALHTCAAGSKFVLPSRYEPTRCMSHATLNRVTQLIVERAKAAGLPLEPFTVHDLRRTGSTLLNEVGFNGDWIEKCLAHEEGRSSRSVYNKAEYAEQRRHMLQEWADMVDAWIDGRTHVPKLLPENVSVPVLSAAL, encoded by the coding sequence ATGCTTACCGACACAGCACTGCGCAATCTGAAGCCTAAGTCGTTGACTTATAAGGCTTCTGACCGGGATGGGATGTACGTGACGGTATCGACCGCCGGTACCGTCACCTTCCGCTACGATTACCGTCTCAACGGGCGCCGTGAGACCCTGACCATCGGCCGCTATGGACCCGGTGGCATTTCGCTGGGGCTGGCCCGCGAAAAGCTGCTCGACGCCAAGAAGGCCGTCGCTGCCGGCCGTTCCCCTGCACTGGAAAAGCAGCGCGAGAAGCGCCGGCTGACCGCGGCCAAGAACTTCGGCGACGTCGCCCTCAAGTGGCTAGCGGAGGCCCGGATGGCCGAGAGCACGCGTGCGATGCGCAAGCATGTCGTCGACCGCGACATCCTGCCGGTGTTCCAGAACCGGCTGCTCAACGAAATCACCGCTGATGACCTGCGGGCCTTGTGCAACAAGGTGAAGGCGCGCGGGGCGCCTGCCACGGCAGTGCATGTCCGCGACATCGTGAAGCAGGTCTATGCCTTCGCCATCCTGCATGGTGAGAAGGTGGACAACCCGGCAAATGACGTGGCGGCCGCCTCGATCGCGACCTTTGTGCCTAAAGACCGGGCGCTGTCGCCAGTCGAGATTCGGCTGGCGTTCCATCAGTTGGAGTCCATCGCGACCTACCCGACGATCCGCTTGGCCCTTCGCATGGTTCTGCTGACCCTGGTGCGCAAGAGCGAATTGATTGAGGCCACCTGGAGCGAGATCGACTTCGAGAACGCTACCTGGACGATTCCGAAGCAGCGCATGAAGGGGCGTAACCCCCACGTGGTCTACCTATCGCGGCAGGCCCTGGACATCCTGGTGGCGCTGCACACCTGCGCGGCTGGCTCGAAGTTCGTGCTGCCCTCGCGCTACGAGCCGACTCGTTGCATGTCGCATGCGACCCTGAACCGGGTGACCCAACTCATCGTGGAGCGTGCCAAGGCGGCCGGACTGCCGCTGGAGCCTTTTACTGTGCATGACCTGCGCCGCACCGGCTCGACGCTGCTCAACGAAGTGGGCTTCAACGGCGACTGGATCGAGAAGTGCCTGGCGCACGAGGAAGGGCGCTCCTCGCGCTCGGTTTACAACAAGGCCGAATACGCAGAGCAGCGACGCCACATGCTGCAGGAGTGGGCAGACATGGTCGATGCCTGGATAGACGGGCGAACCCATGTGCCGAAGCTGCTGCCGGAGAACGTATCGGTCCCGGTGCTCAGTGCGGCGTTGTGA
- the guaA gene encoding glutamine-hydrolyzing GMP synthase, which yields MHDKILILDFGSQVTQLIARRVREAHVYCEIHPNDVSDDFVREFAPKAVILSGSHASTYEDHQLRAPQAVWDLGVPVLGICYGMQTMAVQLGGKVEWSDHREFGYAEMRAHGHTRLLDGIEDFKTDEGHGMLKVWMSHGDKVAELPPGFALMASTPSCPIAGMADEARGYYAVQFHPEVTHTVKGRQIIERFVLQIAGAKPDWIMKNHIEEAVAKIREQVGDEEVILGLSGGVDSSVAAALIHRAIGDQLTCVFVDHGLLRLNEGKMVLDMFEGRLHAKVVHVDASDQFLGHLAGVTDPEAKRKIIGREFVEVFQAEAKKLSKAKWLAQGTIYPDVVESGGTKTKKATTIKSHHNVGGLPETLGLKLLEPLRDLFKDEVRELGVALGLPPEMVYRHPFPGPGLGVRILGEVKREFADLLRRADAIFIEELRNTTATAQDAAAGLCGEADVGKSWYDLTSQAFAVFLPVKSVGVMGDGRTYDYVTSLRAVQTTDFMTAHWAHLPYALLGRASNRIINEVRGINRVVYDISGKPPATIEWE from the coding sequence ATGCACGACAAAATCCTGATTCTCGACTTCGGTTCGCAAGTCACCCAACTGATTGCGCGACGCGTGCGCGAAGCGCACGTCTACTGCGAAATCCATCCGAACGATGTGTCCGACGACTTCGTCCGCGAGTTCGCGCCGAAGGCGGTGATCCTGTCGGGCAGCCACGCGAGCACGTACGAAGACCATCAGCTGCGCGCGCCGCAGGCCGTGTGGGATCTCGGCGTGCCGGTGCTCGGCATTTGCTACGGCATGCAGACGATGGCCGTGCAGCTCGGCGGCAAGGTCGAGTGGAGCGACCACCGCGAATTCGGTTACGCGGAAATGCGCGCCCACGGCCATACGCGCCTGCTCGACGGCATCGAGGACTTCAAGACGGACGAAGGCCACGGGATGCTGAAGGTCTGGATGAGCCACGGCGACAAGGTTGCCGAGCTGCCGCCGGGCTTCGCGCTGATGGCGTCGACGCCGAGCTGCCCGATCGCCGGCATGGCCGACGAGGCGCGCGGCTACTACGCGGTGCAGTTCCATCCGGAAGTCACGCACACGGTGAAGGGCCGCCAGATCATCGAGCGCTTCGTGCTGCAGATCGCCGGCGCGAAGCCCGACTGGATCATGAAGAACCACATCGAGGAAGCCGTCGCGAAGATCCGCGAGCAGGTCGGTGACGAGGAAGTGATTCTCGGCCTGTCGGGTGGTGTCGATTCGAGCGTCGCGGCTGCGCTGATCCATCGCGCGATCGGCGACCAGCTCACCTGTGTGTTCGTCGACCACGGCCTGCTGCGCCTGAACGAAGGCAAGATGGTGCTCGACATGTTCGAGGGCCGCCTGCATGCGAAGGTCGTGCACGTCGACGCGTCCGACCAGTTCCTCGGCCACCTGGCCGGCGTGACCGATCCGGAAGCGAAGCGCAAGATCATCGGCCGCGAATTCGTCGAGGTATTCCAGGCCGAGGCGAAGAAGCTGTCGAAGGCGAAGTGGCTCGCGCAGGGCACGATCTATCCGGACGTGGTGGAATCGGGCGGTACGAAGACGAAGAAGGCGACGACGATCAAGAGCCACCACAACGTCGGCGGCCTGCCGGAAACGCTCGGTCTCAAGCTGCTCGAACCGCTGCGCGACCTGTTCAAGGACGAAGTGCGCGAGCTGGGCGTCGCGCTCGGTCTGCCGCCGGAGATGGTGTACCGCCATCCGTTCCCGGGCCCGGGCCTCGGCGTGCGGATTCTCGGCGAAGTGAAGCGCGAGTTCGCGGACCTGCTGCGCCGCGCGGACGCGATCTTCATCGAGGAGCTGCGCAACACGACCGCGACCGCGCAGGATGCGGCCGCCGGCCTGTGCGGCGAAGCCGATGTCGGCAAGAGCTGGTACGACCTGACGAGCCAGGCGTTCGCGGTGTTCCTGCCGGTGAAGTCGGTGGGCGTGATGGGCGATGGCCGCACGTACGACTACGTGACGTCGCTGCGCGCCGTGCAGACGACCGATTTCATGACCGCACACTGGGCGCACCTGCCGTACGCGCTGCTCGGCCGCGCGTCGAACCGGATCATCAACGAGGTGCGCGGGATCAACCGTGTGGTGTACGACATCTCGGGCAAGCCGCCGGCGACGATCGAGTGGGAGTGA
- the guaB gene encoding IMP dehydrogenase, which produces MRLIQKALTFDDVLLVPAFSDVLPRDTSLKTKLTRNISLNMPLVSAAMDTVTEGRLAIAMAQQGGVGIVHKNLTPAEQAREVAKVKRFESGVVRDPITVPPQMKVRDVIALSRQHGISGFPVVEGPQLVGIVTNRDLRFETRLDEPVKSIMTPRERLVTVKEGTPLAEAKALMHSHRLERVLVVNDAFELRGLMTVKDITKQTEHPDACKDEHGKLRAGAAVGVGPDNEERVELLVQAGVDVIVVDTAHGHSKGVLERVRWVKQNFPHVEVIGGNIATAAAAKALVEYGADAVKVGIGPGSICTTRIVAGVGVPQISAIANVAEALKGTGVPCIADGGVRFSGDVSKALAAGANAVMMGSMFAGTEEAPGDVFLYQGRQYKSYRGMGSVGAMKDGAADRYFQDNSANIDKLVPEGIEGRVAYKGSVNAILFQLVGGVRASMGYCGCKTIDELHDKAEFVQITAAGMRESHVHDVQITKEAPNYHVD; this is translated from the coding sequence ATGCGTCTGATCCAAAAAGCACTCACTTTCGATGACGTGCTCCTCGTTCCCGCCTTCTCCGACGTTCTCCCGCGCGACACCAGCCTCAAGACCAAGCTGACCCGCAACATCTCCCTGAACATGCCGCTCGTGTCCGCCGCGATGGACACGGTCACCGAAGGTCGCCTTGCGATCGCGATGGCACAGCAGGGTGGCGTCGGTATCGTCCACAAGAACCTCACGCCGGCCGAGCAGGCCCGCGAGGTCGCGAAGGTCAAGCGTTTCGAATCGGGCGTCGTCCGTGATCCGATCACGGTGCCGCCGCAAATGAAGGTGCGCGACGTGATCGCGCTGTCGCGCCAGCATGGCATCTCGGGCTTCCCGGTCGTCGAAGGCCCGCAGCTCGTCGGCATCGTCACGAACCGCGACCTGCGTTTCGAAACCCGCCTCGATGAACCGGTCAAGTCGATCATGACGCCGCGCGAGCGCCTCGTCACGGTCAAGGAAGGCACGCCGCTCGCCGAAGCGAAGGCGCTGATGCACAGCCACCGCCTCGAGCGCGTGCTGGTCGTCAACGACGCGTTCGAACTGCGCGGCCTGATGACCGTCAAGGACATCACGAAGCAGACCGAGCACCCGGACGCGTGCAAGGACGAACACGGCAAGCTGCGCGCAGGCGCGGCGGTCGGCGTCGGTCCCGACAACGAAGAGCGTGTCGAGCTGCTGGTGCAGGCCGGCGTCGACGTGATCGTCGTCGATACCGCGCACGGCCACAGCAAGGGCGTGCTCGAGCGCGTGCGCTGGGTCAAGCAGAACTTCCCGCACGTCGAAGTGATCGGCGGCAACATCGCGACGGCCGCCGCCGCGAAGGCGCTCGTCGAATACGGCGCGGATGCGGTCAAGGTCGGTATCGGCCCGGGCTCGATCTGCACGACGCGGATCGTCGCCGGTGTCGGCGTGCCGCAGATCAGCGCGATCGCGAACGTCGCGGAAGCGCTGAAGGGCACAGGCGTGCCGTGCATCGCCGACGGCGGCGTGCGCTTCTCGGGCGACGTGTCGAAGGCCCTCGCGGCCGGCGCGAACGCGGTGATGATGGGCAGCATGTTCGCGGGCACCGAAGAGGCGCCGGGCGACGTGTTCCTGTACCAGGGCCGCCAGTACAAGTCGTATCGCGGCATGGGTTCCGTCGGTGCGATGAAGGACGGCGCGGCAGACCGCTACTTCCAGGACAACTCGGCGAACATCGACAAGCTCGTGCCGGAAGGCATCGAAGGCCGTGTCGCGTACAAGGGCTCGGTCAACGCGATCCTGTTCCAGCTGGTCGGCGGCGTGCGCGCGAGCATGGGCTACTGCGGCTGCAAGACGATCGACGAGTTGCACGACAAGGCCGAATTCGTCCAGATCACCGCGGCGGGCATGCGCGAGTCGCACGTGCACGACGTGCAGATCACGAAGGAAGCGCCGAACTATCACGTGGACTGA
- a CDS encoding DUF2182 domain-containing protein: MTRPAAGAAGPDARAFAVALAAVFAVAVVATVAQHASMAAMGGAPMSGGWMMSAARQRPCGWGAGRTFAAFAGMWGAMTVTMMLPVLAPVLWRFRQRVGSPPAARSVGLVVVAGAGYFAVWMAVGALVFPAGAALTSAAARLPALARAMPFVAGTVVLAAGVLQFSRWKARRLTCCRRAATCVHPPHAQAGAAWRHGVRAAIRCGACCGNLMAVALAAGMMDLRVMAVVTVAIAAERLVPAGGRVARIVGCVAVGGGVVMIVRAAGLP, translated from the coding sequence ATGACTCGGCCTGCGGCCGGCGCTGCGGGCCCTGACGCGCGGGCCTTCGCGGTGGCGCTCGCGGCCGTGTTCGCCGTTGCCGTTGTTGCGACCGTGGCGCAGCACGCGTCGATGGCCGCGATGGGCGGCGCACCGATGTCCGGCGGCTGGATGATGTCGGCGGCCCGGCAGCGGCCGTGCGGATGGGGCGCCGGCCGCACGTTCGCGGCGTTTGCCGGCATGTGGGGCGCGATGACGGTGACGATGATGCTGCCCGTGCTGGCGCCGGTGCTGTGGCGGTTCCGGCAGCGCGTTGGCTCGCCGCCGGCGGCGCGTTCGGTCGGGCTCGTCGTCGTCGCGGGCGCCGGGTATTTCGCCGTGTGGATGGCAGTCGGAGCGCTCGTGTTTCCGGCCGGCGCCGCGCTGACGAGCGCCGCCGCGCGGCTGCCGGCGCTCGCTCGCGCAATGCCGTTCGTGGCCGGCACGGTCGTACTGGCTGCCGGCGTCCTGCAATTCTCCAGATGGAAGGCGCGCCGGCTGACGTGCTGCCGGCGCGCGGCGACCTGCGTGCATCCGCCGCACGCGCAGGCCGGTGCGGCATGGCGGCACGGCGTGCGAGCCGCCATTCGATGCGGGGCGTGTTGCGGGAACCTGATGGCGGTCGCGCTGGCGGCCGGCATGATGGATCTGCGCGTGATGGCGGTCGTGACGGTTGCGATCGCCGCCGAGCGCCTCGTGCCGGCCGGCGGGCGGGTTGCGCGGATCGTCGGCTGCGTCGCGGTCGGCGGCGGCGTGGTGATGATCGTCCGCGCGGCCGGGCTGCCGTGA
- a CDS encoding DUF899 domain-containing protein, with product MTAHLTGTRDEWLAERRALLDAEKALTRQSDELARRRQALPWVRVDKTYRFDTEDGQATLDDLFRGRSQLLVYHFMFGPDYKAGCPSCSSIADGFDGFAVHLANHDVTLAAVSRAPLAKLLAYRQRMGWRFPWASSVGSDFNFDFNVSFTETQQRAGDVEYNYARAGHAMDMDPPPAPVVQFAATCGTDALTYSLDRPGMSAFVREDGAVYHTYSTYARGLDGLWGMYQWLDRSPRGRNETGPWWRRHDEYARG from the coding sequence ATGACGGCCCATCTCACCGGAACGCGCGACGAATGGCTGGCCGAGCGGCGCGCGCTGCTCGACGCGGAAAAGGCGCTGACGCGGCAAAGCGACGAACTCGCGCGGCGGCGCCAGGCACTGCCCTGGGTGCGCGTCGACAAGACCTACCGGTTCGACACCGAAGACGGGCAGGCAACGCTCGACGACCTGTTTCGCGGCCGTTCGCAACTGCTCGTCTATCACTTCATGTTCGGCCCCGACTACAAGGCCGGCTGCCCGTCGTGCTCGTCGATCGCCGACGGTTTCGACGGGTTTGCCGTGCACCTGGCGAACCACGACGTGACGCTGGCCGCCGTGTCGCGTGCGCCGCTCGCGAAGCTGCTCGCGTACCGGCAGCGGATGGGGTGGCGCTTTCCGTGGGCATCGTCGGTCGGCAGCGATTTCAACTTCGACTTCAACGTATCGTTCACCGAAACGCAGCAGCGCGCGGGCGACGTCGAGTACAACTACGCGCGTGCCGGTCACGCGATGGACATGGATCCGCCGCCGGCACCCGTCGTGCAGTTCGCGGCGACGTGCGGCACCGACGCGCTCACGTATTCGCTCGACCGGCCGGGGATGAGCGCGTTCGTGCGCGAGGACGGCGCGGTTTATCACACGTACTCCACCTATGCGCGCGGCCTCGACGGGCTCTGGGGGATGTACCAGTGGCTCGATCGCTCGCCGCGCGGGCGCAACGAGACCGGCCCGTGGTGGCGCCGTCATGACGAATACGCACGCGGCTGA
- a CDS encoding DNA-binding protein, whose protein sequence is MDSLITAAARALAAGDALGALNRIALRDDAPALALRGIAMAQLGDFERARALVRGAARAFGAKEAVARARCVVAEAEIALASRDLRWPTRALDAACATLDAHGDRANAAHARYLGVRRLLLIGRLDDAERMLANLDPAPLPAASRAAHELIAAGIAMRRIRTHAARAALARARAAALDAGIAALTAEVDTAARVLDAPAARLIARGTSRLVSLDEVETLFASNALVVDACRHAVRDARTTVSLARRPVLFVLARALGEAWPVDVSRNALVAVAFRAKHADESHRARLRVEIGRLRAVLRPLANVVATPRGFALEPLGMRETVVLARPVDDRHAAVLALLADGEAWSSSALALALGASQRTVQRALDALAEAGKVQALGRGRARRWMTPPLPGFATTLLLPAPLPGD, encoded by the coding sequence ATGGATTCGCTGATCACGGCGGCCGCGCGCGCGCTCGCGGCCGGTGACGCGCTCGGCGCGCTGAACCGTATCGCGCTGCGCGACGATGCGCCGGCGCTCGCGCTGCGCGGGATCGCGATGGCGCAGCTCGGCGATTTCGAACGTGCTCGCGCACTCGTGCGCGGTGCCGCCCGTGCGTTCGGCGCGAAGGAGGCCGTGGCGCGTGCGCGCTGCGTCGTCGCGGAAGCGGAGATTGCGCTCGCGTCGCGCGACCTGCGCTGGCCGACGCGCGCGCTCGATGCCGCGTGCGCGACGCTCGACGCGCACGGCGACCGCGCCAATGCCGCGCATGCGCGCTATCTCGGCGTACGCCGGCTGCTGCTGATCGGCCGGCTCGACGATGCCGAACGGATGCTCGCGAATCTCGATCCCGCGCCGCTGCCGGCCGCATCGCGCGCTGCCCATGAGCTGATCGCGGCCGGCATCGCGATGCGCCGCATCCGCACGCACGCGGCCCGCGCTGCGCTCGCCCGAGCACGCGCAGCGGCCCTCGACGCCGGCATCGCCGCGCTGACGGCCGAGGTCGACACCGCCGCACGCGTGCTCGACGCACCGGCCGCGCGCCTCATCGCGCGCGGTACATCACGGCTCGTGTCGCTCGACGAAGTCGAAACACTGTTCGCGTCGAATGCACTCGTCGTCGATGCGTGCCGCCACGCGGTGCGCGACGCGCGCACGACCGTGTCGCTTGCGCGGCGGCCCGTGCTGTTCGTGCTCGCCCGCGCGCTGGGCGAGGCATGGCCGGTGGACGTGTCACGCAACGCGCTCGTCGCCGTCGCGTTCCGCGCGAAACACGCGGACGAATCGCATCGCGCACGCCTGCGCGTCGAGATCGGCCGGCTGCGCGCGGTGCTGCGCCCGCTCGCGAACGTCGTCGCCACGCCACGCGGCTTTGCGCTCGAACCACTCGGCATGCGTGAGACCGTCGTGCTGGCGCGCCCGGTCGACGATCGCCACGCAGCCGTGCTCGCGCTCCTCGCCGATGGCGAAGCGTGGTCGAGCTCCGCGCTGGCGCTGGCCCTCGGCGCGAGCCAGCGCACCGTACAGCGCGCGCTCGACGCACTCGCTGAAGCGGGCAAAGTCCAGGCGCTGGGGCGCGGCCGCGCGCGCCGCTGGATGACGCCGCCGCTGCCCGGTTTCGCGACGACCTTGTTACTCCCTGCCCCGCTGCCGGGCGATTAG
- a CDS encoding DUF5074 domain-containing protein — translation MKRSRADILREYGPFPGVDGVHGVTYDGQYVWYASGDKLNALDPERGTTVRSLDVAAHAGTAFDGRHLYQIVEDRIEKIDPESGRVLATIPAPGNGGDSGLAWAEGALWVGQYRERKIHQVDPQTGAVLRTIESNRFVTGVTWVDGELWHGTWEADQADLRHIDPRTGQVLEQIDMPAGVGVSGLESDGHDRFYCGGGNSGTLRAVRRPARAGVSGNNAGASPDSADE, via the coding sequence ATGAAGCGCTCCCGTGCAGACATCCTTCGCGAATACGGCCCGTTTCCGGGCGTCGACGGCGTACACGGCGTCACGTACGACGGGCAGTACGTGTGGTACGCGTCCGGCGACAAGCTGAATGCGCTCGACCCGGAACGCGGCACGACCGTCCGCTCGCTCGACGTCGCCGCGCATGCGGGCACGGCGTTCGACGGCCGCCACCTGTACCAGATCGTCGAGGACCGCATCGAGAAGATCGATCCCGAATCGGGCCGCGTACTCGCGACGATCCCCGCCCCCGGCAACGGCGGCGATTCCGGGCTGGCTTGGGCCGAAGGCGCGCTGTGGGTCGGCCAGTACCGCGAACGCAAGATTCATCAGGTGGATCCGCAAACGGGCGCCGTGCTGCGCACGATCGAATCGAACCGCTTCGTCACCGGCGTGACGTGGGTCGACGGCGAGCTGTGGCACGGCACCTGGGAAGCCGACCAGGCCGACCTGCGGCACATCGATCCGCGCACCGGCCAGGTGCTCGAGCAGATCGACATGCCAGCAGGCGTCGGCGTATCGGGGCTCGAATCCGACGGCCACGACCGCTTCTACTGCGGCGGCGGCAACAGCGGCACGTTGCGCGCCGTGCGCCGGCCCGCGCGGGCCGGGGTGTCGGGCAACAACGCGGGCGCGTCGCCCGATTCGGCCGACGAATGA
- a CDS encoding DMT family transporter, producing MQRGVVYGVLAGALWGMVFLVPRLLTDFSPLLLSAGRYAMYGLVSLAAALPAARSLLARLTREDLVALVRLAVVGNVAYYMLLSGAVHLIGIAPSSLIVGVLPVTVTLAGLGDHGAVPLRRLAAPLALVIAGIVCINVDLFTSEAAHATTLGQKLAGIACAAGALASWTWYAVANARYLQRHHHFGGNEWSVLWGVVTGLIGGLVWIAIVALPAGSVQAAVPASRWQLFWLLNLVLAIGASWLGNGLWNAASKRLPLTLSGQLIVFETVFAMLYAFVYDQRMPHALEIAALVLLLAGVYGSVRQHGDTPAGGDTSGRTPANANAAAH from the coding sequence ATGCAACGCGGTGTGGTCTATGGTGTCCTGGCAGGTGCCCTGTGGGGCATGGTGTTTCTCGTTCCGCGGCTGCTGACCGACTTCTCGCCGCTGCTGCTGAGCGCCGGCCGCTACGCGATGTACGGCCTCGTGTCGTTGGCGGCCGCGCTGCCGGCCGCCCGCTCGCTGCTCGCGCGGCTGACCCGTGAGGATCTCGTCGCGCTGGTCAGGCTCGCCGTCGTCGGCAACGTCGCGTACTACATGCTGCTGTCCGGCGCCGTGCACCTGATCGGCATCGCGCCCAGTTCGCTGATCGTCGGCGTGCTGCCCGTCACGGTCACGCTCGCGGGCCTCGGCGACCACGGCGCCGTGCCGTTGCGGCGGCTCGCGGCCCCGCTCGCGCTGGTGATCGCGGGCATCGTCTGCATCAACGTCGACCTGTTCACGTCCGAGGCCGCACATGCGACGACGCTCGGCCAGAAGCTCGCCGGCATCGCCTGCGCGGCCGGCGCGCTCGCGAGCTGGACCTGGTATGCGGTCGCGAACGCACGCTATCTGCAACGCCATCATCATTTCGGCGGCAACGAGTGGTCGGTGCTGTGGGGTGTCGTGACGGGCCTGATCGGCGGGCTCGTCTGGATCGCGATCGTCGCACTGCCGGCCGGCTCCGTGCAGGCGGCGGTGCCTGCATCGCGCTGGCAGCTGTTCTGGCTGCTGAACCTCGTACTCGCGATCGGCGCATCGTGGCTCGGCAACGGGCTGTGGAATGCCGCGTCGAAGCGGCTGCCGCTCACGCTGTCGGGCCAGCTGATCGTGTTCGAAACCGTGTTCGCGATGCTTTACGCGTTCGTGTACGACCAGCGGATGCCGCATGCACTCGAGATCGCCGCGCTGGTGCTGCTGCTCGCGGGTGTCTACGGATCGGTGCGGCAGCACGGCGACACGCCCGCCGGCGGCGATACGTCGGGACGCACGCCGGCGAACGCGAACGCTGCGGCCCACTGA
- a CDS encoding RnfH family protein has protein sequence MLSIEVCYALPDRQTLIPLSLPEGATVRSAIDASGVLALHPEIDLANAKTGVYGKLAPLDAPLADHDRVEIYRPLIVDPKLARQRRVDKSRRDGSIEGRKWMHKDAR, from the coding sequence ATGCTGTCGATCGAAGTCTGCTACGCGCTGCCGGATCGCCAGACGCTGATTCCTCTGTCGCTGCCCGAAGGGGCGACCGTTCGTTCGGCGATCGATGCGAGCGGCGTGCTCGCGCTGCACCCGGAAATCGATCTCGCGAACGCGAAGACGGGCGTGTACGGCAAGCTTGCGCCGCTCGACGCGCCGCTCGCCGACCACGACCGCGTCGAGATCTACCGTCCGTTGATCGTCGATCCGAAGCTCGCGCGCCAGCGGCGCGTCGACAAGTCGCGCCGCGACGGCTCCATCGAGGGCCGCAAGTGGATGCACAAGGACGCGCGCTGA
- a CDS encoding type II toxin-antitoxin system RatA family toxin produces the protein MADVQKTVLIRHSAEQMFDLVTDVADYPNFLPWCGGVEVRRQDESGMEARIDINFKGIKQHFATRNTQQRPTRIDMEFTDGPFRKFTGSWRFTALRADACKIEFALHYEFSSILLEKIIGPVFSHIANTFVDSFVKRADQRYGKG, from the coding sequence ATGGCAGATGTCCAGAAAACCGTATTGATCCGTCATTCGGCGGAACAGATGTTCGACCTTGTCACCGACGTGGCCGACTACCCCAATTTCCTGCCCTGGTGCGGCGGCGTCGAGGTTCGCCGTCAGGACGAGAGCGGGATGGAAGCGCGCATCGACATCAACTTCAAGGGCATCAAGCAGCATTTCGCGACGCGCAACACGCAGCAGCGCCCGACGCGGATCGACATGGAGTTCACCGACGGCCCGTTCAGGAAGTTCACGGGCTCGTGGCGCTTCACGGCACTGCGCGCCGATGCCTGCAAGATCGAATTCGCGCTGCACTACGAGTTCTCGAGCATCCTGCTCGAGAAGATCATCGGGCCCGTGTTCAGCCACATCGCCAACACGTTCGTCGATTCGTTCGTGAAGCGTGCCGACCAGCGCTACGGGAAGGGGTGA
- the smpB gene encoding SsrA-binding protein SmpB: protein MSIIDNRKAHFDYHIEERYEAGLVLEGWEVKALRAGRGQIREGYVVIKHAEIFLIGTHISPLPEASTHITPDPVRTRKLLLHREEIKKLIGKVEQRGYTLVPLNFHYKGGRVKCDIALAKGKKLHDKRETEKKRDWEREKARIMRAGT from the coding sequence ATGAGCATCATCGACAACAGGAAAGCGCACTTCGATTATCACATCGAGGAACGCTACGAGGCGGGGCTCGTGCTGGAGGGCTGGGAAGTCAAGGCGCTGCGCGCCGGGCGCGGCCAGATCAGGGAAGGTTACGTCGTGATCAAGCACGCCGAGATCTTCCTGATCGGTACCCATATCAGCCCGCTGCCCGAGGCTTCGACCCACATCACGCCCGACCCGGTTCGCACGCGCAAGCTGCTGCTGCACCGCGAGGAAATCAAGAAACTGATCGGCAAGGTCGAGCAGCGCGGCTACACGCTCGTGCCGCTGAACTTCCACTACAAGGGCGGCCGCGTGAAGTGCGACATCGCGCTCGCGAAGGGCAAGAAGCTGCACGACAAGCGCGAAACCGAGAAGAAGCGCGACTGGGAACGCGAAAAGGCACGCATCATGCGCGCCGGCACCTGA